The Streptomyces griseiscabiei genome includes a window with the following:
- a CDS encoding DUF4232 domain-containing protein, whose amino-acid sequence MRTAPTAIAAALLAALTLTACGGSDESGGGDDGKTGAATADSGKGAACTAAQAGFEVGPSSAAPAAGDEGAVPVTVTNKGNTACTLKGIAGVDLVAGDKSWALQPQEGASQDTEVTLAGGQSMTFTVAYVRGAAGDTEKSAAVDQLKLTLPGDSKVSSFKWPDPEVAVKSESTLNATVGPFLPAGD is encoded by the coding sequence ATGCGCACCGCTCCGACCGCCATCGCCGCCGCTCTCCTCGCGGCCCTCACACTGACCGCCTGCGGCGGAAGCGACGAGAGCGGCGGGGGTGACGACGGCAAGACCGGCGCGGCCACCGCCGACAGCGGGAAGGGCGCCGCCTGTACGGCCGCGCAGGCCGGCTTCGAGGTGGGGCCCAGCAGTGCGGCGCCGGCCGCCGGCGACGAGGGGGCCGTACCGGTCACCGTCACCAACAAGGGCAACACCGCCTGCACGCTGAAGGGGATCGCCGGGGTCGACCTGGTCGCCGGCGACAAGTCCTGGGCGCTGCAGCCGCAGGAGGGCGCGTCCCAGGACACCGAGGTGACGCTGGCGGGCGGTCAGTCGATGACCTTCACCGTGGCGTATGTGCGCGGGGCCGCCGGTGACACCGAGAAGAGCGCCGCGGTCGACCAGCTGAAGCTCACCCTGCCCGGAGACAGCAAGGTCAGCAGCTTCAAGTGGCCGGACCCCGAGGTCGCGGTCAAGTCCGAGAGCACCCTGAACGCGACGGTGGGGCCGTTCCTGCCCGCGGGGGACTGA
- the rpsN gene encoding 30S ribosomal protein S14: protein MAKKSKIAKNDRRREIVARYAERRAELKEIIRRPSATDTEREAAERELRAQPRDASATRVRNRDQVDGRPRGYFRTFGLSRVSLREQAHAGFLPGVRKSSW, encoded by the coding sequence ATGGCGAAGAAGAGCAAGATCGCGAAGAACGACAGGCGCCGGGAGATCGTCGCGCGGTACGCCGAGCGGCGGGCCGAGCTGAAGGAGATCATCCGGCGGCCGTCCGCCACGGACACCGAACGCGAGGCCGCGGAACGGGAGTTGCGCGCCCAGCCGCGCGACGCCAGCGCGACCCGGGTCCGCAACCGGGACCAGGTGGACGGGCGGCCCCGGGGGTACTTCCGGACGTTCGGGCTGTCCCGGGTGAGTCTGCGGGAGCAGGCGCACGCCGGGTTTCTGCCGGGGGTGCGCAAGTCGTCCTGGTAG
- the rpmB gene encoding 50S ribosomal protein L28, translated as MSAHCMLTGARPGFGNRISHSHRRTSRRFDPNIQSKRYWLPSENRHVRLRLSTKGIKTVDVIGVEAAVARIRARGVRV; from the coding sequence TTGTCCGCCCACTGCATGCTGACCGGAGCCCGTCCCGGCTTCGGCAACCGCATCTCGCACTCCCATCGGCGTACGTCCCGCCGTTTCGACCCCAACATCCAGTCCAAGCGCTACTGGCTGCCCAGCGAGAACCGCCATGTGCGGCTCCGGCTGAGCACGAAGGGGATCAAGACCGTGGACGTCATCGGCGTCGAGGCCGCGGTCGCGCGGATCCGCGCCCGGGGGGTGCGGGTCTGA
- the rpmG gene encoding 50S ribosomal protein L33: MARNELRPVVKLRSMAGTGYTYVTRKNRRNDPDRLTLRKFDPRAGRHVDFREER, from the coding sequence ATGGCACGCAACGAACTCCGCCCGGTCGTCAAACTCCGGTCCATGGCCGGCACCGGATACACCTACGTCACCCGCAAGAACCGCCGGAACGACCCGGACCGGCTGACGCTGCGCAAGTTCGACCCGAGGGCCGGCCGCCACGTCGACTTCCGAGAGGAGCGCTGA
- a CDS encoding type B 50S ribosomal protein L31, producing the protein MKKDIHPSYGPVVFRDRAANHTFLTRSTMTSAKTIEWEDGNTYPVVDVEISNVSHPFYTGTARVLDTAGRVEKFEKRYGARNSAATGATGATGKKRG; encoded by the coding sequence ATGAAGAAGGACATCCACCCGTCGTACGGACCTGTCGTCTTCCGGGACCGCGCCGCGAACCACACCTTCCTCACCCGCTCGACGATGACGAGCGCGAAGACGATCGAGTGGGAGGACGGCAACACCTACCCCGTGGTCGACGTCGAGATCTCGAACGTCAGCCACCCCTTCTACACCGGCACCGCCCGCGTCCTGGACACGGCGGGCCGCGTCGAGAAGTTCGAGAAGCGGTACGGCGCCAGGAACTCCGCGGCGACCGGTGCGACCGGGGCGACCGGGAAGAAGCGGGGCTGA
- a CDS encoding CobW family GTP-binding protein — protein sequence MTQLSVAIVGGLHADARRAAVEALLAGVPGSVALHHDLSTAGDGPDAKVVRTVRDAAGLISTGETPLVNDCACCALREDLVPELERFADAGLTRLAVVELWDSVEPKAMAEVVAASGLRLTSVITAVDPALLLPYLGNGDDLADRGLAAASTDQRTVADTFARQLEYAPVLAVLDSPEADDEDRALLAQLHPTAQRVPIGYGRRAPEVAAGPERGAGNCATSPNAPALDNAPPPLRRSPALLAAAFTGFDVDAAAAAQHPASALLPTDADEHGVTTLVWHRHRPFHPERLYEALEDLCCAAARSRGRFWLAERPDTLLHWDAAGGALCVESVGPWLASLPDAAWDLVPPVRRAAASLDWHPEHGDRCQHLVFTSPGLDRDGLERLLESCLLTDAEYAAGRAAWERLPRPFDTFLEV from the coding sequence GTGACCCAGCTGTCTGTCGCGATCGTCGGCGGCCTGCATGCCGACGCCCGGCGGGCCGCCGTCGAGGCGCTGCTCGCCGGGGTCCCGGGCAGCGTCGCGCTGCACCACGACCTCTCCACCGCCGGTGACGGTCCGGACGCCAAGGTCGTCCGGACCGTCCGGGACGCCGCGGGTCTCATCTCCACCGGTGAGACCCCGCTCGTCAACGACTGCGCCTGCTGCGCGCTGCGCGAGGACCTCGTCCCCGAACTGGAGCGCTTCGCCGACGCGGGTCTGACCCGCCTCGCCGTCGTCGAGCTCTGGGACTCGGTCGAACCGAAGGCGATGGCCGAGGTGGTCGCGGCGAGCGGTCTCCGCCTCACCTCGGTGATCACCGCCGTCGACCCGGCCCTCCTCCTGCCCTACCTCGGCAACGGCGACGACCTCGCCGACCGCGGCCTCGCCGCCGCCTCCACCGACCAGCGCACGGTCGCCGACACCTTCGCCCGCCAGCTCGAATACGCCCCGGTCCTCGCCGTACTGGACTCGCCGGAGGCCGACGACGAGGACAGGGCGTTGCTGGCCCAGCTCCACCCGACGGCCCAGCGGGTGCCCATCGGCTACGGGCGCCGTGCCCCCGAGGTGGCCGCAGGCCCCGAAAGGGGCGCGGGGAACTGCGCGACCAGCCCCAACGCACCCGCACTCGACAACGCACCCCCACCCCTACGGCGCTCCCCGGCCCTGCTGGCCGCCGCCTTCACCGGCTTCGACGTGGACGCGGCGGCAGCCGCCCAGCACCCCGCCAGCGCCCTCCTCCCCACCGACGCCGACGAGCACGGCGTCACCACCCTCGTCTGGCACCGCCACCGCCCCTTCCACCCGGAACGCCTCTACGAGGCACTCGAAGACCTCTGCTGCGCCGCCGCCCGCAGCCGGGGCCGCTTCTGGCTGGCCGAACGCCCCGACACCCTGCTCCACTGGGACGCCGCCGGCGGCGCCCTCTGCGTGGAGTCGGTCGGCCCGTGGCTCGCCTCGCTCCCGGACGCCGCCTGGGACCTGGTGCCCCCGGTCCGCCGGGCCGCCGCCTCCCTCGACTGGCACCCGGAGCACGGCGACCGCTGCCAGCACCTCGTCTTCACCTCGCCGGGCCTGGACCGCGACGGACTCGAACGGCTCCTGGAGTCCTGCCTGCTCACCGACGCCGAGTACGCCGCGGGCCGCGCCGCCTGGGAACGGCTGCCGCGCCCCTTCGACACCTTCCTGGAGGTCTGA
- the rpsR gene encoding 30S ribosomal protein S18 yields MPRKPERKPAKSRPNPLDQAKITYIDYKDTDLLRRFISDRGKIRSRRVTRVTAQQQRQLARAIKNAREMALLPYATR; encoded by the coding sequence ATGCCCCGCAAGCCGGAGCGCAAGCCCGCCAAGTCCCGCCCCAACCCGCTGGACCAGGCGAAGATCACCTACATCGACTACAAGGACACCGACCTGCTGCGGCGGTTCATCTCGGACCGGGGCAAGATCCGCAGCCGCCGCGTCACCCGCGTCACCGCCCAGCAGCAGCGGCAGCTCGCCCGCGCCATCAAGAACGCCCGCGAGATGGCCCTCCTGCCGTACGCCACCCGCTGA
- a CDS encoding DUF397 domain-containing protein, with protein sequence MDHDVYGVDDVYNGMAATELTRLHAVAWQKSRHSNSQGNCVEFARLPGGEVAVRNSRFPDGPALVYTRAEIEAMLLGIKDGEFDHLVG encoded by the coding sequence GTGGACCACGACGTGTACGGCGTGGATGACGTGTACAACGGCATGGCCGCGACGGAGCTGACCCGGCTCCACGCGGTGGCCTGGCAGAAGAGCAGGCACAGCAACTCGCAGGGCAACTGCGTGGAGTTCGCCCGGCTGCCCGGCGGTGAGGTGGCGGTGCGCAACTCCCGCTTCCCCGACGGTCCGGCGCTCGTCTACACCCGCGCCGAGATCGAGGCGATGCTCCTGGGCATCAAGGACGGCGAGTTCGACCACCTGGTCGGATAG
- a CDS encoding ATP-binding protein, whose translation MGTNGSTMLEPLRQGLPPLDPATVSNAASCALPPRYEAVREARQFTRGTLGQWKLDDHFDDVCLVVSELVTNALRHGLPTPNGTRPAQDPPVRLHLMRWTERLVCAVRDPSHDSPVAGDSEDFSAESGRGLFLVDSFADSWGWHPLGGALSGKVVWALFQVAAGPCAPSAR comes from the coding sequence ATGGGGACGAATGGATCGACCATGCTCGAACCCTTACGGCAGGGGCTTCCGCCACTTGATCCCGCGACCGTGTCCAACGCCGCGTCCTGCGCGCTGCCGCCCCGCTACGAAGCGGTGCGCGAGGCACGGCAGTTCACCCGGGGCACACTCGGCCAGTGGAAGCTGGACGACCACTTCGACGACGTCTGCCTCGTGGTCTCGGAACTCGTCACCAACGCCCTGCGGCACGGCCTGCCCACGCCCAACGGGACGCGCCCGGCCCAGGACCCGCCCGTACGGCTGCACTTGATGCGGTGGACCGAGCGGCTGGTGTGCGCGGTGCGCGACCCCAGTCACGACAGTCCCGTCGCGGGCGACTCCGAGGACTTCTCGGCGGAGTCGGGGCGCGGGCTGTTCCTGGTCGACTCGTTCGCCGACAGCTGGGGCTGGCATCCGCTGGGCGGCGCGCTCAGCGGCAAGGTCGTGTGGGCGCTGTTCCAGGTGGCCGCGGGACCCTGCGCGCCGTCCGCCCGCTGA
- a CDS encoding helix-turn-helix domain-containing protein, whose protein sequence is MLLGSHLRRLRESQGITREKAGYSIRSSESKISRMELGRVSFKTRDVEDLLTLYGVTDETERTSLLSLAKEANVAGWWHSYSDVLPSWFPTYVGLEAAAHLIRSYEVQFVHGLLQTEAYAHAVVSRGMKGASEAEIDKRVALRMERQKYLVAESAPEFHCVLDEAALRRPYGDREVMRGQLQHLIEISERPNVRIQVMPFSFGGHSGESGAFTVLSFPESDLTDVVYLEQLTSALYLDKREDIAQYERAIRQLQDDSPSPAESRDLLRGLLQLS, encoded by the coding sequence ATGCTGCTGGGCTCACACCTCAGGCGGTTGCGCGAGTCGCAGGGGATCACCCGTGAGAAGGCCGGGTACTCGATCCGCTCCTCGGAGTCGAAGATCAGCCGGATGGAACTCGGCCGGGTCAGCTTCAAGACCCGTGACGTGGAGGACCTGTTGACCCTCTACGGCGTCACCGACGAGACCGAGCGCACCTCCCTGCTCTCCCTGGCCAAGGAGGCCAATGTCGCCGGCTGGTGGCACAGCTACTCGGACGTCCTGCCGAGCTGGTTCCCCACCTATGTCGGCCTCGAAGCGGCGGCCCACCTCATCCGCAGCTACGAAGTCCAGTTCGTGCACGGTCTGTTGCAGACCGAGGCCTACGCCCACGCGGTCGTCTCCCGGGGTATGAAGGGCGCGAGCGAGGCCGAGATCGACAAGCGGGTCGCGCTGCGCATGGAGCGCCAGAAGTATCTGGTGGCCGAGAGCGCCCCGGAGTTCCACTGCGTCCTCGACGAGGCCGCGCTGCGCCGGCCGTACGGCGACCGTGAGGTGATGCGCGGTCAGCTCCAGCATCTGATCGAGATCTCGGAGCGCCCGAACGTCCGGATCCAGGTCATGCCGTTCAGCTTCGGCGGCCACTCCGGCGAGAGCGGCGCCTTCACCGTGCTGAGCTTCCCCGAGTCCGACCTCACCGACGTCGTCTATCTCGAACAGCTCACCAGCGCGCTCTATCTGGACAAGCGCGAGGACATCGCCCAGTACGAGCGGGCCATCCGGCAGCTCCAGGACGACAGCCCGTCCCCGGCCGAGAGCCGCGACCTGCTGCGGGGCCTGCTCCAGCTTTCCTGA
- a CDS encoding aldehyde dehydrogenase family protein, which translates to MSSYFTDLAQQYIGGEWRPGSGSWDIIDFNPYDDAKLASITIATVDEVDEAYRAARSAQKEWAEVNAYARRAVFEKALKVIEEREQEITEVIIAELGGTHLKAGFELHLAKEFLRESIQLALRPEGRILPSPIDGKENRLYRVPVGVVGVISPFNFPFLLSIKSVAPALALGNGVVLKPHQNTPICGGTLVAKIFEEAGLPGGLLNVVVTDIAEIGDAFIEHPVPKLISFTGSDKVGRHVATVAAANFKRTILELGGNSALVVLDDADLDYAVDAAVFSRYVHQGQVCMAANRVLVDRSVQAEFTEKFVAKVKTLKVGDPSDPATVIGPVINSSQADSLKAVVEQALAEGATALVHGTTTDNLVAPSVLTDVPADSALLRQEVFGPVAFLIPFDGEEEAVRIVNDTPYGLSGAVHTGDIERGVAFAKQIDTGMFHVNDGTVHDEPLVPFGGEKHSGIGRLNGETTVDAFTTQKWISVQHKRSFFPF; encoded by the coding sequence ATGTCGTCCTACTTCACCGACCTGGCCCAGCAGTACATCGGTGGCGAGTGGCGCCCGGGCTCAGGCTCCTGGGACATCATCGACTTCAACCCGTACGACGACGCGAAGCTCGCGTCGATCACCATCGCCACGGTCGATGAGGTGGACGAGGCCTACCGGGCCGCCCGGTCGGCCCAGAAGGAATGGGCCGAGGTCAACGCCTACGCGCGGCGCGCGGTCTTCGAGAAGGCCCTGAAGGTCATCGAGGAGCGCGAGCAGGAGATCACCGAGGTGATCATCGCCGAGCTCGGCGGGACCCACCTGAAGGCCGGGTTCGAACTGCACCTCGCCAAGGAGTTCCTGCGCGAATCGATTCAGCTCGCGCTGCGCCCCGAGGGCAGAATCCTTCCGTCGCCGATCGACGGCAAGGAGAACCGCCTCTACCGCGTGCCGGTCGGTGTCGTGGGCGTCATCAGCCCCTTCAACTTCCCCTTCCTGCTCTCGATCAAGTCGGTCGCCCCGGCCCTCGCCCTCGGCAACGGCGTCGTGCTGAAGCCGCACCAGAACACCCCGATCTGCGGTGGCACCCTGGTCGCGAAGATCTTCGAGGAGGCCGGCCTGCCCGGCGGGCTGCTCAATGTCGTCGTCACCGACATCGCCGAGATCGGCGACGCCTTCATCGAGCACCCCGTCCCCAAGCTGATCTCCTTCACCGGCTCCGACAAGGTCGGCCGCCATGTCGCCACCGTCGCCGCCGCCAACTTCAAGCGCACCATCCTCGAACTGGGCGGCAACAGCGCGCTGGTGGTCCTGGACGACGCGGACCTCGACTACGCCGTCGACGCGGCCGTCTTCTCCCGCTACGTCCACCAGGGCCAGGTCTGCATGGCCGCCAACCGTGTGCTCGTGGACCGCTCGGTCCAGGCCGAGTTCACCGAGAAGTTCGTGGCCAAGGTGAAGACCCTCAAGGTCGGCGACCCGAGCGACCCGGCCACGGTCATCGGCCCGGTCATCAACTCCTCCCAGGCGGACTCCCTCAAGGCCGTCGTGGAACAGGCCCTCGCCGAGGGCGCCACGGCGCTCGTCCACGGCACCACCACCGACAACCTGGTCGCGCCGTCCGTCCTCACCGACGTCCCCGCCGACTCCGCGCTCCTGCGCCAGGAGGTCTTCGGCCCGGTCGCCTTCCTCATCCCCTTCGACGGCGAGGAGGAGGCCGTCCGCATCGTCAACGACACCCCGTACGGCCTCAGCGGCGCCGTCCACACCGGGGACATCGAGCGGGGTGTCGCGTTCGCCAAGCAGATCGACACCGGCATGTTCCACGTCAACGACGGCACCGTGCACGACGAGCCGCTCGTCCCCTTCGGCGGCGAGAAGCACTCCGGCATCGGCCGCCTCAACGGCGAGACCACCGTGGACGCGTTCACCACCCAGAAGTGGATCTCGGTCCAGCACAAGCGGAGCTTCTTCCCCTTCTGA
- a CDS encoding DinB family protein: MVMHVRAEDTVDERGALLAFLAEQRGGLRRSVLGLTDEQASGKPSASDLSLAGLVKHVAETEQWWVAMAKGEEPAVRRDPSNWHECFVLVGDETVESQLAYAEKVAAETEAFLRTAPSLDATFGLPDMPWFPPGERVSLRWLALHLIRETARHAGHADVIRESLDGATAFELVAREQGTSGG, from the coding sequence ATGGTCATGCACGTGCGCGCGGAGGACACGGTCGACGAGCGCGGGGCGCTCCTCGCCTTCCTGGCGGAACAGCGCGGCGGTCTGCGCCGCTCGGTGCTCGGACTCACCGACGAGCAGGCGTCGGGCAAGCCGAGCGCCAGCGACCTCTCCCTCGCCGGGCTCGTCAAGCATGTCGCCGAGACCGAGCAGTGGTGGGTGGCCATGGCCAAGGGCGAGGAACCGGCCGTACGGCGGGACCCGTCGAACTGGCACGAGTGCTTCGTCCTGGTCGGCGACGAGACCGTGGAGTCCCAGCTCGCGTACGCCGAGAAGGTCGCCGCCGAGACGGAGGCCTTCCTGCGCACGGCGCCCAGCCTCGACGCCACCTTCGGGCTGCCGGACATGCCGTGGTTCCCGCCGGGCGAGCGGGTCTCCCTGCGCTGGCTGGCCCTCCACCTGATCCGCGAGACCGCCCGGCACGCCGGCCACGCCGACGTCATCCGCGAGTCGCTGGACGGCGCCACCGCCTTCGAGCTGGTGGCGAGGGAGCAGGGTACGAGCGGGGGGTGA
- a CDS encoding PadR family transcriptional regulator, with translation MSAIRLLVLGAVRQHGRAHGYQVRNDLEYWGAHEWSNAKPGSIYHALKQMAKQGLLLAHEIAPSTAGGPPRTEYEITRQGTEEYLRLVRESLTAYDQKPDVLSAGLGCMVDLGREEVLGLLEERVRSIEKWRRAVTEYYIPEDGPDQLGHIGEIMNFWVHSADSGAEWTRGLIERVRGGAYTFAGEGEPFVGVLAEGQENPYATGRRHPGDDS, from the coding sequence ATGTCAGCGATCCGTCTTCTCGTGCTCGGCGCGGTGCGCCAGCACGGGCGGGCCCACGGCTACCAGGTGCGCAACGACCTGGAGTACTGGGGCGCGCACGAGTGGTCCAACGCCAAGCCCGGCTCGATCTACCACGCCCTGAAGCAGATGGCGAAACAGGGACTGCTGCTCGCGCACGAGATCGCCCCCTCCACGGCGGGTGGGCCGCCCCGCACGGAGTACGAGATCACGCGGCAGGGCACCGAGGAGTACCTCAGGCTGGTGCGCGAGTCCCTCACGGCCTACGACCAGAAGCCGGACGTCCTCTCCGCCGGGCTGGGCTGCATGGTCGACCTCGGCCGGGAGGAGGTGCTCGGGCTCCTGGAGGAGCGGGTGCGCTCCATCGAGAAGTGGCGCAGGGCCGTCACCGAGTACTACATCCCCGAGGACGGCCCCGACCAGCTCGGCCACATCGGCGAGATCATGAACTTCTGGGTGCACTCCGCCGACTCGGGGGCCGAGTGGACCCGAGGCCTCATCGAGCGCGTCCGGGGCGGCGCCTACACCTTCGCGGGGGAGGGCGAACCGTTCGTCGGCGTCCTGGCGGAGGGCCAGGAGAACCCGTACGCGACGGGACGGCGGCACCCGGGGGACGACAGCTAA
- a CDS encoding ATP-binding cassette domain-containing protein → MGDRAIMVEGVRKAYGGKGGKAGKGGSGGRGGKPALDGLDLQVARGTVHGVLGPNGAGKTTLVRILATLLRPDAGRVEVAGHDVVARAREVRCRIGLLGQHAALDEELGGRQNLEMFGRLFHLGARPARVRADELLARFGLADTGRKAVKQYSGGMRRRLDLAASLITEPEVLFLDEPTTGLDPRGRTEVWDSVRSLVGGGTTVLLTTQYLEEADQLADRISVVDGGRVVADGTADELKTLTGGDRIDVVLRDAGRLGAAVALLPVPEDDITVDTDRRRLSAPVADRMTALTAVVRALADAGIEAEDIALRRPTLDEVFLHLTGDDRTKEAVRA, encoded by the coding sequence ATGGGCGATCGAGCGATCATGGTCGAAGGAGTCCGCAAGGCATACGGCGGCAAGGGCGGGAAGGCCGGCAAGGGCGGCAGCGGAGGGCGAGGCGGGAAGCCCGCCCTCGACGGACTCGACCTCCAGGTGGCGCGCGGCACCGTGCACGGCGTCCTCGGGCCGAACGGCGCGGGCAAGACCACCCTGGTCCGCATCCTGGCCACCCTGCTGCGGCCGGACGCCGGCCGGGTCGAGGTGGCGGGGCACGACGTGGTGGCACGCGCGCGTGAGGTGCGCTGCCGCATCGGCCTGCTGGGTCAGCACGCCGCGCTCGACGAGGAACTCGGCGGCCGGCAGAACCTGGAGATGTTCGGCCGGCTCTTCCACCTGGGCGCCCGCCCCGCGCGCGTGCGGGCCGACGAACTCCTGGCCCGGTTCGGCCTCGCCGACACCGGCCGCAAGGCCGTCAAGCAGTACAGCGGCGGGATGCGGCGCCGCCTCGACCTGGCCGCGTCCCTCATCACCGAACCGGAGGTGCTCTTCCTGGACGAGCCGACGACCGGCCTCGACCCGCGCGGCCGCACGGAGGTCTGGGACTCCGTCCGCTCCCTGGTCGGCGGCGGTACGACCGTGCTCCTCACCACCCAGTACCTGGAGGAGGCCGACCAGCTCGCCGACCGGATCTCGGTGGTCGACGGCGGCCGGGTCGTCGCCGACGGCACGGCGGACGAGCTGAAGACCCTGACCGGCGGCGACCGTATCGACGTGGTCCTGCGCGACGCGGGCCGACTGGGCGCGGCGGTGGCCCTGTTGCCGGTCCCCGAGGACGACATCACGGTCGACACCGACCGCCGCCGCCTCAGCGCCCCGGTCGCCGACCGGATGACCGCCCTGACCGCGGTCGTCCGCGCCCTCGCGGACGCCGGCATCGAGGCCGAGGACATCGCCCTGCGCCGCCCGACCCTGGACGAGGTCTTCCTGCACCTCACCGGGGACGACCGTACGAAGGAGGCCGTACGAGCATGA
- a CDS encoding ABC transporter permease, with translation MTTAHTAPGVHALTDSWTMTRRELAHWARQPVQLLVGLVFPVMLLLMFGYLIGGGRGVTGEYLDYLVPGMLALTMAFGLEGTMLAVTQDLNKGVIDRFRSMPMTNGAVLVGRSVADMLQSAVGLAVLLAVASALGWRAHAGPAAFLGAVGLLLLFRFAMLWIGIHLAMVAGRPELLTAVQILVWPIGFLSNALATPASMPGWLGTVVDWNPMSHTATAVRHLFGTPGAEADHLWTAVAWPVALLAIFFPLAVSKFAALSK, from the coding sequence ATGACGACCGCGCACACCGCTCCGGGCGTACACGCCCTGACCGACTCCTGGACCATGACCCGCCGCGAACTCGCCCACTGGGCACGGCAGCCGGTGCAGCTGCTGGTGGGCCTGGTCTTCCCCGTGATGCTGCTGCTGATGTTCGGCTATCTGATCGGCGGCGGGCGCGGGGTGACCGGCGAGTACCTCGACTACCTGGTCCCCGGCATGCTCGCGCTCACCATGGCCTTCGGCCTGGAGGGCACGATGCTCGCCGTCACCCAGGACCTCAACAAGGGCGTGATCGACCGCTTCCGCTCGATGCCGATGACCAACGGCGCGGTCCTGGTGGGCCGTTCGGTCGCGGACATGCTCCAGTCGGCGGTGGGCCTGGCCGTCCTGCTCGCCGTGGCCTCCGCGCTCGGCTGGCGCGCGCACGCGGGCCCGGCCGCCTTCCTGGGCGCGGTGGGCCTGTTGCTCCTCTTCCGCTTCGCCATGCTGTGGATCGGCATCCACCTGGCGATGGTGGCCGGCCGCCCCGAACTCCTCACCGCCGTACAGATCCTGGTCTGGCCGATCGGCTTCCTCTCCAACGCCCTGGCCACCCCCGCCTCCATGCCCGGCTGGCTCGGCACGGTCGTCGACTGGAACCCGATGTCCCACACGGCCACAGCAGTCCGCCACCTCTTCGGCACCCCGGGCGCCGAAGCGGACCACCTCTGGACGGCGGTCGCCTGGCCCGTGGCCCTGCTGGCGATCTTCTTCCCGCTGGCGGTAAGCAAGTTCGCAGCTCTGAGCAAGTAA